The proteins below come from a single Pedobacter aquae genomic window:
- a CDS encoding hybrid sensor histidine kinase/response regulator transcription factor: MNISYLYLFNKKTITLLSFLLLLTTSCFQSKSPGSREEYVIGFSQCVGSDQWRKTMLDEVKRELSFESGITLYYEDADNDSRRQIEQVKSLLARKIDLLIISPNEANPLTPVVEEVFKKGIPVVVIDRKTNSNLYTAYVGADNYEIGKMAGEYLANRLNRTGKIWEVMGLPGSSPAIERQRGFYDAIKKFPNVKITEQVYGNWLLDKAEKEVLNIKSKDVDAIFAHNDQMALGAYNALKSNKLEKSVKIIGVDALPNGGQKFVGDGIISASMLYPTGGKEAIRTSLAILKKESFEKENILKSVVIDATNVQLMKMQIEKMDNQQEDIERQQNMLSEQNKIYKDQQFILNVLIISLVLALIFGGIAFLALSENWKSNKKLETKNHEIIAQQEELIKMSAQAKVASEAKFNFFTNISHEFRTPLTLIISPLEELIADTSVPPAVSNSLKLINRNVVRLLRLVNQLIEFRKIEYDGMKIKPSKNNITVFCKDIIYAFKDIAQKRNIELKFKSTVNDLEVWFDVNMLDKVLFNLLSNAFKFTNSGDKIKVTIELENDEFIKIVVQDTGLGMAEDDSKHAFELFYQGKTHQTKGSGLGLTLSKEIVELHKGKILVNSQLGLGTTFTVMLPTGDKHFNIDETYSYQTDKTTNYDDIKIYTTELENIAISSSETHKKEDNIAPHEFSILIIEDNDDLRNFLAQKLSSEYEVYAVSDGLQGIREAFDQVPDLIISDVVLPNKSGTEIVQTLKNDMRTSHIPIVLLTAKGSIEQRIEGIETMADAYITKPFNLQHLKASVKNLLFNRNLLKTRFTTEIATDNRHNVTNKLDKKFLSEFASIVESNIANEKFNVDDICKQIGISRVQLYRKVKALMDTNITDYILNRRLQRAKYLLLNEDLTIAEITYQVGFASPTYFSTVFKTQNGCTPSEYKKNKSDLLG, translated from the coding sequence ATGAATATTTCATACTTATACCTCTTTAATAAGAAAACGATAACACTGTTATCATTTTTATTATTACTTACCACCTCGTGTTTTCAAAGCAAATCACCAGGGTCTAGGGAGGAATATGTCATCGGGTTTTCGCAGTGTGTTGGTTCTGACCAATGGAGGAAAACGATGCTTGATGAAGTTAAACGCGAACTTTCTTTTGAAAGCGGTATTACTTTATATTATGAAGATGCAGATAACGATAGTCGTAGACAAATTGAACAAGTAAAATCTTTACTCGCTAGAAAGATTGACTTACTTATCATCTCGCCAAATGAAGCAAACCCACTTACGCCTGTTGTTGAAGAAGTTTTTAAAAAAGGTATACCTGTTGTTGTTATTGATAGAAAAACAAACTCAAACCTTTATACCGCTTATGTAGGTGCAGACAATTATGAGATAGGGAAGATGGCAGGAGAGTATCTTGCTAATAGACTAAATAGAACAGGAAAAATCTGGGAAGTCATGGGACTTCCAGGTTCTTCTCCAGCAATAGAAAGACAAAGGGGCTTTTATGATGCCATAAAGAAATTCCCTAATGTTAAAATTACGGAGCAGGTTTACGGCAATTGGCTACTTGATAAAGCCGAAAAAGAAGTTTTAAATATCAAAAGTAAGGATGTTGATGCAATATTTGCACACAACGACCAAATGGCCCTAGGAGCTTATAATGCACTTAAAAGTAATAAACTAGAAAAATCTGTAAAAATTATTGGAGTAGATGCCCTACCAAACGGAGGTCAAAAGTTTGTTGGGGATGGTATTATTTCTGCATCTATGCTGTATCCTACAGGTGGTAAAGAAGCCATAAGAACATCACTTGCTATATTAAAGAAAGAAAGCTTCGAAAAAGAGAATATCCTAAAATCTGTAGTTATTGACGCTACTAACGTACAATTGATGAAAATGCAGATTGAAAAAATGGATAATCAGCAGGAAGATATAGAGCGGCAACAGAACATGTTATCTGAGCAAAATAAAATCTATAAAGACCAGCAATTCATTTTAAATGTTTTGATTATAAGCTTGGTACTTGCTTTAATTTTTGGTGGGATAGCATTTTTAGCTTTATCTGAAAATTGGAAGAGCAATAAAAAATTAGAAACTAAAAATCATGAAATCATAGCTCAACAAGAAGAACTTATCAAAATGTCTGCCCAAGCGAAAGTTGCTTCTGAAGCTAAATTTAATTTCTTTACCAATATCTCTCACGAATTTAGAACTCCGTTAACACTTATCATCAGCCCGCTAGAAGAATTAATTGCTGATACAAGCGTACCACCAGCTGTAAGTAATAGTCTCAAATTAATTAACAGGAATGTAGTCCGTTTATTAAGACTCGTAAATCAGTTGATTGAGTTTAGAAAAATAGAATATGATGGCATGAAAATAAAACCTAGTAAAAATAATATTACTGTGTTTTGTAAGGATATCATCTATGCCTTTAAAGATATAGCCCAAAAAAGAAATATAGAACTCAAATTCAAATCGACCGTTAATGATTTGGAAGTTTGGTTTGATGTGAATATGCTTGATAAAGTGCTCTTCAACTTGTTATCAAACGCATTTAAATTTACAAATAGTGGCGATAAAATAAAAGTTACCATAGAATTAGAAAATGATGAGTTTATTAAAATCGTCGTCCAAGATACAGGTTTAGGTATGGCAGAGGATGATAGTAAACATGCTTTTGAGCTCTTCTATCAAGGTAAAACTCATCAAACTAAGGGTTCTGGTTTAGGCCTAACCTTAAGCAAAGAAATTGTAGAACTTCATAAAGGAAAAATATTGGTAAATTCTCAACTTGGGCTTGGAACCACCTTTACGGTTATGCTACCAACTGGAGATAAGCATTTTAATATAGATGAAACTTATAGTTACCAAACAGATAAAACCACTAACTATGATGATATTAAAATTTATACCACAGAGCTAGAAAATATTGCTATTTCATCTTCAGAAACACATAAAAAGGAAGACAATATAGCCCCTCATGAATTTTCTATATTAATTATAGAAGACAATGACGATTTAAGAAACTTTTTAGCTCAGAAATTATCCTCGGAATACGAGGTGTATGCTGTATCAGATGGCTTACAAGGAATAAGAGAAGCTTTTGATCAAGTTCCAGATTTAATAATTTCTGATGTGGTATTACCCAATAAATCTGGGACTGAAATTGTACAGACATTAAAAAATGATATGAGAACCTCTCATATCCCTATTGTTTTACTTACAGCCAAAGGAAGCATAGAACAAAGAATTGAAGGTATAGAAACCATGGCCGACGCCTATATTACTAAACCTTTTAATTTACAACATTTAAAAGCGAGTGTAAAAAATCTTTTGTTTAACCGTAATTTGCTAAAAACCAGATTTACTACAGAAATTGCTACAGACAATAGACACAACGTTACCAATAAACTGGATAAGAAATTTTTAAGTGAGTTTGCAAGCATCGTAGAAAGTAATATAGCTAATGAGAAATTTAACGTAGATGATATCTGTAAGCAAATTGGTATTTCAAGAGTTCAACTGTACCGAAAAGTAAAAGCTTTAATGGATACAAACATTACAGATTATATTTTAAATAGACGACTTCAACGAGCTAAATACCTGCTTTTAAACGAAGATCTTACCATTGCTGAAATCACTTATCAAGTAGGATTTGCTTCTCCAACATACTTCTCAACCGTATTTAAAACTCAAAATGGTTGTACGCCATCAGAATATAAAAAGAATAAAAGTGATTTACTTGGTTGA
- a CDS encoding glycoside hydrolase family 2 TIM barrel-domain containing protein, with amino-acid sequence MVISLKDKTGKLIETTSNKIGFRKVEIKDAQLLVNGKKVYFHGVNRHEHDDVTGRVPNKETIIKDMQLMKQNNINAIRLAHYPNDPIIYKLADEYGFYIVDEANIEVHGMGVLPGSFDQSVHPAYLKSWAPSFQDRIERMFERDKNHASVVIWSMGNECGNGQVFFDAYKWLKAKDPSRPIMFEQAMEESNTDIVSPMYPSISYMESYAADNTKTRPYIMCEYAHAMGNSTGNFQRYWDIILSSKNMQGGFIWDWVDQGIKAKNALGQSYYAYGGDLGGLNLQNDENFCANGLVAADRTPHPGLYEVKKVYQDILFKDKDWKKGIITVRNLFSFKNLTDYNFKWVIIKNGEPFKNGTFNADVDAQQEKQVAIKLPSINFNDGNEYLLNVYAYTKQASALVPANFEMAREQFGYDAVNYFKKDIKNAGTLSIKTNGAVLSFSSGDISGTFNTKTGLFMQYAINGKSVLNTVPEPYFWRAPTDNDFGSKMQTTANIWRTAHLNKVVNKVEVGEKTAEGLTLKAVFRLTDVDAIYTTTYTILNDGAIKIDASIDMGDKKLPELPRFGMRLQIPLNFDRLAYYGRGPWENYSDRNTSSFLGLYQDDVAHQFTANYIRPQENGYKTDTRWLTLKDKDGTGIEINGLQPLGFSALTYLTESLDPGLTKKNQHPVDVPLAKSIAVHVDLKQRGVGGDNSWGALPHKPYRLLESKYAYSYILKAVSAK; translated from the coding sequence ATGGTGATTAGCTTAAAAGATAAAACAGGAAAATTAATTGAAACTACCAGCAACAAAATTGGCTTTAGAAAGGTAGAAATTAAAGATGCGCAACTTCTGGTAAATGGTAAAAAAGTTTATTTCCATGGTGTTAACAGGCATGAGCATGATGATGTTACTGGCCGTGTTCCTAACAAAGAAACCATTATCAAGGATATGCAGTTGATGAAGCAAAACAACATCAATGCAATAAGATTAGCACATTACCCTAACGACCCTATTATTTATAAACTGGCCGATGAATATGGTTTTTATATTGTTGATGAAGCTAATATTGAAGTACATGGTATGGGTGTTTTACCGGGTAGTTTTGATCAATCTGTACATCCTGCATATTTAAAATCTTGGGCTCCGTCTTTTCAAGACAGGATTGAAAGAATGTTTGAGAGAGATAAAAATCACGCCTCGGTTGTTATCTGGAGTATGGGTAACGAGTGTGGTAATGGCCAAGTATTTTTTGATGCTTATAAATGGTTAAAAGCTAAAGACCCAAGCAGACCTATCATGTTTGAGCAGGCTATGGAAGAATCTAATACTGATATTGTTAGCCCCATGTACCCAAGTATTTCTTACATGGAATCTTATGCGGCAGACAATACCAAAACCAGACCTTATATCATGTGCGAATATGCCCATGCTATGGGCAACAGCACCGGAAATTTCCAACGCTATTGGGATATTATCTTAAGTAGCAAAAATATGCAAGGCGGTTTTATTTGGGATTGGGTAGACCAAGGTATTAAAGCTAAAAACGCTCTTGGCCAAAGTTATTATGCTTATGGTGGCGATTTAGGTGGTTTAAATCTTCAAAATGATGAGAACTTTTGTGCAAACGGGTTGGTAGCTGCCGATAGAACTCCGCATCCAGGATTATACGAGGTTAAAAAGGTTTATCAAGATATTTTATTTAAGGATAAAGACTGGAAAAAGGGTATCATCACCGTAAGGAATCTATTTAGCTTTAAAAATTTAACCGATTATAACTTTAAATGGGTAATCATCAAAAATGGAGAACCCTTTAAAAATGGCACTTTTAATGCCGATGTAGATGCACAACAAGAGAAACAGGTTGCCATAAAATTACCATCTATTAATTTTAATGATGGAAATGAATATTTGTTAAACGTATATGCTTATACCAAACAGGCTTCTGCCTTAGTTCCTGCAAATTTTGAGATGGCAAGAGAGCAATTTGGTTATGATGCCGTTAATTATTTTAAAAAGGATATCAAAAACGCAGGAACATTAAGTATCAAAACAAATGGCGCCGTTTTAAGCTTTAGCTCTGGCGATATTTCTGGAACTTTTAATACCAAAACAGGTTTATTCATGCAGTATGCTATAAATGGAAAATCTGTTTTAAACACTGTACCAGAACCCTATTTCTGGAGAGCACCAACCGATAACGACTTTGGTAGCAAAATGCAAACTACAGCTAATATCTGGAGAACTGCACACCTAAATAAAGTAGTTAACAAAGTTGAAGTAGGCGAAAAAACTGCTGAAGGTTTAACTTTAAAAGCTGTTTTCCGCTTAACAGATGTTGATGCTATTTATACCACCACTTATACCATTTTAAATGATGGTGCTATTAAAATAGATGCTAGTATTGATATGGGCGACAAGAAATTACCAGAACTTCCTCGCTTTGGTATGCGTTTACAAATTCCGCTTAACTTTGATCGTTTAGCTTATTATGGTCGTGGCCCATGGGAGAATTATAGCGACAGAAATACTTCATCTTTCTTAGGCTTGTATCAGGATGATGTTGCTCATCAGTTTACAGCAAACTACATCAGACCGCAAGAAAATGGTTATAAAACCGATACTAGATGGCTTACTTTAAAAGACAAAGATGGCACTGGTATAGAAATAAATGGCTTACAACCTTTAGGCTTTAGCGCTTTAACATATCTAACAGAGAGTTTAGACCCGGGTTTAACCAAGAAAAATCAGCACCCTGTAGATGTGCCTCTAGCAAAATCTATAGCCGTACATGTAGATTTAAAACAACGTGGTGTTGGCGGTGATAATAGCTGGGGAGCTTTACCTCATAAACCATACAGATTACTAGAAAGTAAATATGCTTATAGCTACATACTGAAAGCTGTAAGTGCTAAATAA
- a CDS encoding sugar porter family MFS transporter, whose product MTKNSVIAWSLVVAMGGFLFGFDTAVISGAEKSIQAYWNLNVFEHGLTVSIALIGTVLGSLLGSIPSDKFGRKNTLFIVAIFYLVSSLGTALATDWTVFLIFRLIGGLGVGISSVTAPIYISEISPANSRGRLVGLFQFNVVLGILISYLSNYIIGQEGESSWRWMLGIQAVPSVVFFALIFMVPESPRWLILHKGKIQEALAVLKKINPLNCDEQLKAIQESQQAHASQEQLLSKKYKLPITLAILFAIFNQVSGINAIIYYAPRIFEMAGLGAHISLLSTVGIGMVNFTFTLIAIAFIDKIGRRTLMLIGSVGLILSLALVSSTFYSGNFSDSAIVVYLMFYIAFFAFSQGAVIWVFISEIFPNEVRAKGQTLGSFTHWIMAAIVAFSFPYFAEKLGGGTTFMFFSVMMFLQLIFVWKMMPETKGKSLEQIETSMVMH is encoded by the coding sequence ATGACAAAAAATTCTGTTATTGCTTGGTCACTAGTAGTGGCTATGGGCGGATTCCTGTTTGGATTTGATACCGCTGTAATCTCTGGAGCGGAAAAATCAATTCAAGCTTATTGGAATCTGAACGTATTTGAACACGGCCTCACAGTTTCTATTGCCTTAATAGGTACCGTATTAGGTTCTTTATTAGGTTCAATCCCGTCTGATAAGTTTGGACGTAAAAACACACTATTTATAGTTGCTATTTTTTATTTAGTTTCTTCTTTAGGTACTGCATTAGCAACAGACTGGACAGTTTTCCTAATATTTAGATTAATTGGAGGATTGGGAGTTGGTATATCATCAGTAACAGCGCCTATTTATATATCAGAAATTTCACCTGCCAATTCCAGAGGGCGTTTAGTAGGTTTGTTTCAATTTAATGTAGTTTTAGGTATATTAATATCTTATTTATCTAACTATATTATTGGACAAGAAGGTGAATCTTCTTGGAGGTGGATGTTAGGTATACAAGCAGTCCCTTCAGTTGTTTTCTTTGCACTAATTTTCATGGTGCCAGAAAGCCCAAGATGGTTAATACTTCATAAAGGAAAAATTCAGGAGGCATTAGCAGTCCTTAAAAAAATTAATCCGCTTAATTGTGATGAACAGTTAAAAGCAATTCAAGAATCTCAGCAAGCTCATGCTTCACAAGAGCAGTTGCTCTCTAAAAAATATAAGCTACCTATAACTTTAGCTATCTTATTTGCAATCTTCAATCAAGTATCGGGTATCAATGCTATTATATACTACGCACCTAGGATATTTGAAATGGCAGGTTTAGGTGCTCATATCTCATTATTATCTACAGTGGGTATTGGTATGGTTAACTTTACTTTCACATTAATAGCTATAGCTTTTATAGATAAAATTGGTCGTCGTACACTAATGCTTATTGGCTCTGTGGGGTTAATACTTTCTTTAGCACTAGTATCTAGCACTTTCTATTCGGGTAATTTTAGCGATTCTGCCATTGTAGTTTATTTAATGTTTTATATCGCCTTCTTTGCTTTTTCTCAAGGCGCAGTTATTTGGGTATTTATTTCTGAAATATTTCCTAATGAAGTACGAGCTAAAGGCCAAACTCTTGGCAGTTTTACCCATTGGATTATGGCTGCTATTGTAGCATTTAGTTTCCCTTATTTCGCAGAGAAACTAGGCGGAGGCACAACCTTTATGTTTTTTAGTGTGATGATGTTCTTGCAATTAATATTTGTTTGGAAAATGATGCCAGAAACAAAAGGAAAGTCTTTAGAGCAAATAGAGACTAGTATGGTAATGCATTAA
- a CDS encoding sulfatase-like hydrolase/transferase has translation MKYLFVYLIITLISYTTIAQENASRKPNVIVILLDDAGYADFGFMGSKDLQTPEIDKLANSGVVFTDAHTSSTVCSPSRAGLITGRYQQRFGFECNGTGDSLGLDASEITLGAALQQKGYKTIAIGKWHLGDREIYQPNARGFDEFYGFLSGSRSYFPHPKHDKPSDINAIRNNQKHVDFKEGYLTDVFGDAAVHYIDKYKNQPFFMYLSFNAVHTPMHAKKEDLERFKNHPRQLLAAMTWSLDENIGKVMRKLEAEKLLENTLIFFLSDNGGANNNQSTVFPLKGWKGNKFEGGHRVPFIMSWKGQLPEGIKSNKLVSSLDIYATSLAVAGTKNPSYKPTDGTSLVPFLDTDNGHKQLFWRKDEAAAVRKGDYKLIRIKNEGSVLYNLRSDIGETKDLSKQESKKYKSLNKALLKWESGLVKPLWLEEPEWMQITTDIHKALMNNEKPKKIQPNEVK, from the coding sequence ATGAAGTACCTATTCGTTTACCTTATCATTACCCTTATTTCCTATACCACCATAGCGCAGGAAAATGCTTCTAGAAAACCAAATGTCATTGTTATTTTGCTAGATGATGCAGGTTATGCAGATTTTGGCTTTATGGGCTCAAAAGATTTACAAACACCAGAGATTGATAAATTAGCCAATAGCGGAGTAGTTTTTACTGATGCGCATACCAGTTCTACCGTTTGCTCTCCATCCAGAGCCGGTTTAATTACGGGTAGGTATCAACAGCGTTTCGGTTTTGAGTGTAATGGCACAGGCGATAGTTTAGGTTTGGATGCTTCTGAAATAACTTTAGGTGCTGCTTTACAGCAAAAAGGTTATAAAACCATTGCCATAGGTAAATGGCATTTAGGCGATAGAGAAATTTACCAACCCAATGCCCGTGGTTTTGATGAATTTTATGGCTTTTTAAGCGGCTCTAGAAGTTATTTTCCGCATCCGAAGCATGATAAGCCTAGCGATATAAACGCTATCAGAAACAACCAAAAGCATGTAGATTTTAAGGAAGGTTACCTAACCGATGTTTTTGGCGATGCTGCGGTTCATTATATCGATAAATATAAAAACCAACCTTTTTTTATGTACTTGTCTTTTAATGCAGTGCATACCCCTATGCATGCTAAAAAAGAGGATTTGGAAAGGTTTAAAAATCATCCCAGACAATTACTTGCCGCCATGACATGGTCTTTAGATGAAAATATTGGTAAAGTGATGAGGAAACTAGAAGCTGAAAAATTACTAGAAAATACTTTGATATTCTTTTTGAGTGATAATGGTGGCGCAAATAATAACCAATCTACAGTATTTCCTTTAAAGGGATGGAAAGGTAATAAATTTGAAGGCGGACACAGAGTACCTTTCATCATGAGTTGGAAGGGGCAATTACCAGAGGGTATAAAATCTAATAAACTGGTTTCTTCTCTAGATATTTATGCAACTTCTTTGGCTGTTGCAGGTACAAAAAATCCAAGTTATAAACCTACAGATGGTACAAGCTTAGTGCCTTTCCTAGATACAGATAATGGTCATAAGCAGTTGTTTTGGCGCAAAGATGAAGCCGCAGCCGTACGCAAGGGAGATTATAAGCTCATCAGAATTAAAAACGAAGGAAGTGTTTTATATAATTTAAGGTCTGATATTGGAGAAACCAAAGATTTATCTAAACAAGAAAGCAAGAAATATAAATCGCTAAATAAAGCTTTACTTAAATGGGAAAGCGGCTTGGTTAAACCTTTATGGTTAGAGGAGCCAGAGTGGATGCAGATTACAACTGATATTCATAAAGCTTTAATGAATAATGAAAAACCTAAAAAGATTCAGCCAAATGAAGTTAAATAG
- a CDS encoding carbohydrate kinase family protein, whose product MKNIKRKVVCYGEILWDNLPTGKKPGGAPMNVAYHLNQLGIESSLISKVGNDKNGEELLAFIETKGLSKKYCQIDETYPTSTVEVLIGDDNEVKYEIVKPVAWDFIEENEEISTLTKNADAFVFGSLATRNATSYNTLLSLLDKATYKVFDVNLRAPHYSESGIADLLYKSDLLKLNIHELNLITSWFFSNCKTEWEKIENLQNKFGISEIVVTKGSSGATYYTKNEQYNYPAYKVIVNDTIGSGDSFLAAFLLKKLAHADINDTLSYAAALGAYVTMHSGACPEYKPNDLNYFIWKTELATINHLYT is encoded by the coding sequence ATGAAAAATATAAAAAGAAAAGTAGTGTGTTACGGTGAAATTCTATGGGATAATCTTCCTACAGGCAAAAAACCTGGCGGAGCTCCTATGAATGTAGCTTATCATCTTAACCAACTAGGTATAGAAAGTAGTCTTATAAGTAAAGTAGGGAACGATAAGAACGGAGAGGAGTTGTTAGCTTTTATTGAGACCAAAGGGCTTTCCAAAAAATATTGTCAAATAGATGAAACTTATCCAACATCAACAGTTGAGGTTTTAATAGGTGATGATAATGAAGTGAAGTACGAAATTGTTAAACCAGTGGCTTGGGATTTTATAGAGGAAAATGAAGAAATTTCTACGCTTACCAAAAACGCTGATGCATTTGTTTTTGGTAGCCTAGCTACTAGAAATGCAACTTCTTACAATACCCTTCTTTCTCTATTAGATAAAGCAACATATAAAGTTTTTGATGTCAATCTAAGAGCTCCGCACTATTCTGAAAGTGGTATTGCAGATCTTTTATACAAAAGCGATTTATTAAAACTTAATATTCATGAATTAAACCTCATTACAAGTTGGTTTTTTTCAAATTGTAAAACAGAATGGGAGAAGATTGAAAACCTTCAGAACAAATTTGGAATTTCCGAAATCGTAGTAACAAAAGGAAGTTCTGGCGCTACTTATTATACTAAAAATGAACAGTATAATTATCCAGCATATAAAGTCATTGTTAATGATACCATAGGAAGCGGAGATTCTTTCTTAGCCGCATTCCTTTTGAAAAAATTAGCACATGCAGATATTAATGATACACTAAGTTATGCCGCCGCTTTAGGCGCATATGTAACCATGCACTCTGGAGCTTGCCCAGAGTATAAGCCAAATGATCTTAATTATTTCATTTGGAAAACCGAACTAGCAACTATTAACCATTTATACACCTAA